One Leptolyngbya subtilissima AS-A7 genomic window carries:
- a CDS encoding photosystem I assembly protein Ycf3 — protein MPRTQRNDNFIDKSFTVMADMILKMMPTKKSQKEAFAYYRDGMSAQADGEYAEAMENYREALTLEEEPYDKSFILYNMGLIHASNGEHEIALEKYKEALDLNPRLCQALNNIAVIYHYKGEQAEASGDTDTAENLFDEAARYWLEAITIAPNNYIEAQNWMKNTGRMKNDIFF, from the coding sequence ATGCCAAGAACCCAACGCAACGACAACTTCATTGATAAATCCTTCACTGTCATGGCCGACATGATTTTGAAGATGATGCCCACTAAAAAGAGCCAGAAGGAGGCGTTTGCCTACTACCGCGACGGCATGTCTGCCCAGGCCGATGGGGAATACGCTGAGGCTATGGAAAACTACCGCGAAGCCCTGACTCTAGAGGAAGAACCCTACGATAAGAGCTTCATCCTTTACAACATGGGCCTGATTCATGCCAGCAACGGCGAGCATGAGATTGCCCTAGAGAAGTATAAGGAGGCGCTCGACCTGAACCCTCGCCTCTGTCAGGCCCTTAACAACATTGCGGTGATTTACCACTACAAAGGCGAGCAGGCTGAAGCCAGCGGTGACACCGACACCGCCGAAAACCTCTTTGACGAAGCGGCCCGTTACTGGCTGGAGGCGATCACGATCGCCCCCAACAACTACATCGAAGCTCAAAACTGGATGAAGAACACTGGCCGCATGAAGAATGACATTTTCTTCTAA
- a CDS encoding NAD(+) kinase: MQLEQVIIVHKAGNRLSQQWAEKCARQLEALGSKVLRGPSGPKDNPYPVFLASVSQPINLAVVFGGDGTALTAARNLAAENIPILAVNIGGHLGFLTESSEEMDDTEAVWDRLLSDRFAVQRRMMLQARIYEGHRTNLDPLSEVYLALNEMAIKPASPDRMITSMLEMEIDGEVVDQYQGDGLLISTPTGSTGYTVAAGGPIIHPGMDAIVVTPICPLSLSSRPIVLPPGSVVSVWPLADPDLTTKLWTDGILGTAIWPGQRVDVRSAEAMAQFIILRQDHSYYGTLRNKLNWAGTRVNYVNNHRN, from the coding sequence GTGCAACTTGAGCAAGTCATCATTGTCCATAAGGCTGGCAATCGGCTGAGCCAACAGTGGGCGGAGAAGTGCGCCCGCCAGCTAGAGGCTCTGGGCAGCAAGGTCTTGCGCGGCCCCAGCGGGCCCAAGGACAATCCCTACCCGGTGTTTTTGGCCTCGGTGAGTCAGCCGATTAATCTGGCTGTTGTGTTTGGTGGTGACGGCACGGCGCTGACAGCGGCTCGCAATCTGGCCGCTGAGAATATCCCGATTCTGGCGGTCAATATTGGCGGACATCTGGGGTTTTTGACCGAAAGCTCTGAGGAGATGGATGACACTGAGGCGGTTTGGGATCGGCTGCTGAGCGATCGCTTTGCCGTTCAGCGGCGCATGATGCTACAGGCCCGCATCTACGAAGGCCACCGCACCAACCTCGACCCCCTCAGCGAGGTCTACCTGGCCCTCAACGAAATGGCTATCAAGCCCGCTTCCCCCGATCGCATGATCACCTCTATGCTCGAAATGGAGATCGACGGCGAAGTAGTGGATCAATACCAGGGCGACGGTCTGCTGATCAGCACCCCCACTGGCTCGACTGGGTACACCGTGGCGGCGGGTGGCCCGATTATTCACCCCGGCATGGATGCGATCGTGGTGACGCCGATTTGCCCGCTGAGTCTATCGAGTCGCCCGATTGTGCTGCCGCCGGGCTCAGTGGTTAGCGTGTGGCCCCTGGCTGACCCCGACCTCACCACCAAACTGTGGACCGACGGGATATTGGGCACCGCCATTTGGCCGGGGCAGCGGGTAGATGTGCGCAGCGCTGAAGCCATGGCCCAGTTCATCATTCTGCGCCAAGACCATTCCTACTACGGCACCCTGCGCAACAAGCTCAACTGGGCTGGCACCCGCGTCAACTACGTGAATAACCATAGAAACTAG
- the nuoK gene encoding NADH-quinone oxidoreductase subunit NuoK, with amino-acid sequence MQLEYFLLTAAALFCIGIYGLVNSRNVIRVLMSIELMLNAVNLNLLAFSNYLDPVGINGQVFAVFVISIAAAEAAVGLAIVLSIYRNRDTVDMEQFNLLKW; translated from the coding sequence ATGCAACTTGAGTATTTTCTGCTTACTGCCGCTGCCCTGTTCTGTATTGGCATCTATGGCTTGGTTAACAGCCGCAACGTTATTCGCGTGCTGATGTCCATTGAGCTGATGCTAAATGCCGTCAACTTAAACCTGCTGGCGTTTTCGAATTACCTCGACCCGGTGGGCATCAACGGTCAGGTGTTTGCGGTGTTTGTGATTAGTATCGCGGCCGCTGAGGCGGCAGTGGGCTTGGCCATTGTGCTCTCGATCTACCGCAACCGTGACACCGTTGATATGGAGCAGTTCAACCTGCTCAAGTGGTAG
- a CDS encoding NADH-quinone oxidoreductase subunit J has translation MTLAEGVQLVAFGILVAMTLGGALGVVLLDNIVYSAFLLGGVFTSMAGLYILLNAGFVAAAQVLVYVGAVSVLILFGIMLVNKEQQFTPMKQAWVGKLATGGVCVGLFALLTTSTLNTPWAISTEVPKGEMATVAIGIHFFTDYLLPFELASVLLLIALIGAIVLARRELIPDMVPGETASEALQLPERPRELVSSVASPESD, from the coding sequence GTGACGCTAGCGGAAGGAGTACAACTCGTTGCCTTTGGCATACTGGTTGCGATGACGCTGGGGGGTGCCCTGGGAGTCGTGCTGTTGGATAACATTGTCTACTCGGCGTTTTTGCTGGGAGGCGTATTTACTAGCATGGCGGGCCTCTATATCTTGCTCAACGCGGGGTTCGTGGCGGCAGCTCAGGTGCTGGTATATGTGGGTGCTGTCAGCGTGCTGATTCTGTTCGGAATCATGCTGGTGAATAAGGAACAGCAGTTCACCCCCATGAAGCAGGCCTGGGTGGGCAAGCTCGCCACCGGCGGGGTTTGCGTTGGTCTGTTTGCGCTGCTGACAACCTCAACCCTAAACACGCCCTGGGCTATTTCCACCGAAGTGCCCAAGGGTGAGATGGCCACTGTCGCCATTGGCATTCACTTCTTTACCGACTATCTGCTGCCTTTTGAGCTGGCTTCGGTGCTGCTGCTGATTGCGCTGATCGGGGCGATCGTGCTGGCCCGCCGCGAGTTGATTCCTGACATGGTTCCTGGAGAGACTGCCTCTGAAGCATTGCAGCTGCCAGAGCGACCGCGCGAACTGGTGTCGTCGGTGGCAAGCCCAGAGTCTGACTAG
- the ndhI gene encoding NAD(P)H-quinone oxidoreductase subunit I, whose amino-acid sequence MGFLKQVGDYAKESLQAAKYIGQGLSVTFDHMSRRPVTVQYPYEKLIPSERFRGRIHFEFDKCIACEVCVRVCPINLPVVDWEFDKATKKKDLKHYSIDFGVCIFCGNCVEYCPTNCLSMTEEYELAVYERHQLNYDNVALGRLPYKVTQDSMVTPLRELAYLPKGVMDPHDLPLNARRAGQMPQEILEAAQNEATAAEGEAKASEAKPKE is encoded by the coding sequence CTGGGTTTTCTTAAACAAGTCGGCGATTATGCCAAAGAGAGCTTACAGGCGGCCAAATATATCGGTCAGGGCCTCTCTGTAACCTTTGATCACATGAGTCGCCGTCCGGTGACAGTGCAGTACCCCTACGAGAAACTGATCCCCTCAGAACGGTTTCGGGGCCGCATTCACTTTGAGTTTGACAAGTGCATTGCCTGCGAAGTGTGCGTGCGGGTGTGCCCTATCAACCTGCCCGTAGTCGATTGGGAGTTTGACAAGGCGACTAAGAAAAAAGACCTGAAGCACTACAGTATTGACTTTGGAGTCTGTATTTTCTGCGGCAACTGTGTGGAGTATTGCCCCACCAACTGCCTGTCGATGACCGAAGAGTATGAGCTGGCTGTCTATGAGCGCCACCAGCTGAACTACGACAACGTGGCTCTGGGTCGTCTGCCCTACAAGGTCACCCAAGACTCGATGGTCACTCCCCTGCGGGAGCTAGCCTACTTACCCAAGGGCGTGATGGATCCTCACGATCTGCCGCTCAACGCTCGTCGGGCCGGTCAGATGCCCCAAGAGATTTTAGAGGCGGCTCAAAATGAGGCTACAGCGGCTGAAGGTGAAGCTAAAGCCAGTGAAGCCAAGCCCAAGGAGTAA
- the nuoH gene encoding NADH-quinone oxidoreductase subunit NuoH, producing MNQGIDLQGSFVTALVDLGLPAGAAKALWLPLPMVVILVGATVSIFVTVWLERKISAAAQQRIGPEFAGPLGTLQAAADGIKLIFKEDITPAKADPILFTLGPAIVVIPVFLSYLIVPFGQNLVITDIGVGIFLWIALSSIAPIGLLMSGYSSNNKYSLLGGLRAAAQSISYEIPMALAVLAVVLMSNSLSTIDIVNQQSGYGILGWNIWRQPAGFLIFWIAALAECERLPFDLPEAEEELVAGYQTEYTGMKFGLFYVGSYVNLVLSALIVSILYLGGWESPVSVSWLASLSGLSETTPWLQVITASLGIVMTLFKAYALVFIAVLLRWTVPRVRIDQLLDFGWKFLLPVALVNLLLTAALKLAFPVAFGG from the coding sequence ATGAATCAAGGAATTGACCTACAGGGTAGTTTCGTCACCGCCCTCGTCGACCTGGGACTGCCAGCTGGAGCGGCAAAGGCTCTGTGGTTGCCCCTGCCTATGGTGGTGATTCTAGTTGGAGCCACGGTCAGCATTTTTGTGACGGTATGGCTAGAGCGCAAGATTTCTGCCGCCGCTCAGCAGCGGATTGGGCCTGAGTTTGCTGGACCCCTCGGTACCCTTCAGGCCGCTGCCGATGGCATCAAGCTGATCTTCAAAGAGGACATCACCCCCGCCAAGGCTGACCCGATTCTGTTTACGCTGGGGCCTGCGATCGTTGTGATCCCGGTGTTTTTGTCGTACCTGATTGTGCCCTTCGGCCAAAATCTGGTGATTACTGACATCGGCGTTGGCATCTTTCTATGGATTGCCCTCTCCAGCATTGCCCCTATCGGCCTGCTGATGTCGGGCTATTCCTCCAACAACAAGTACTCTCTGCTAGGGGGCTTGCGGGCAGCGGCACAGTCCATCAGCTACGAAATTCCCATGGCGCTGGCGGTGCTGGCCGTGGTGCTGATGTCGAACAGCCTGAGCACTATCGACATTGTCAATCAGCAGTCGGGCTACGGCATTTTGGGTTGGAATATCTGGCGACAGCCCGCCGGATTCCTGATTTTTTGGATTGCGGCCCTGGCGGAGTGCGAGCGTCTACCCTTTGACCTGCCTGAGGCGGAGGAAGAGCTGGTGGCCGGTTACCAGACCGAATACACCGGCATGAAGTTTGGCCTGTTCTACGTAGGCTCCTACGTCAACCTGGTGCTGTCGGCGCTGATTGTCTCGATTCTGTATTTGGGCGGCTGGGAATCTCCTGTCTCGGTGAGCTGGCTGGCGAGCCTGTCGGGCCTCAGTGAAACTACCCCCTGGCTTCAGGTCATCACCGCTTCGCTCGGCATCGTCATGACTTTGTTCAAGGCCTATGCCCTAGTGTTCATTGCGGTGCTGCTACGGTGGACCGTGCCCCGCGTTCGCATTGACCAACTGCTTGACTTTGGCTGGAAGTTTCTGCTGCCGGTGGCGTTGGTCAACCTGCTGCTGACCGCCGCCCTTAAGCTGGCGTTTCCGGTTGCCTTTGGTGGCTAG
- a CDS encoding citrate synthase, whose translation MGATTIMTVCEYRPGLEGVPATQSSISYVDGQAGILEYRGIPIEELAQRGTFLETAYLLIWGGLPSKQELEAFEHEICYHRRLKYRVRDMMKCFPESGHPMDALQACAAALGLFYSRRALDNPVYIQQAVVRLLAKIPTMVAAFQLMRKGNDPVQPRDDLNYSANFLYMLNEREPDPLAAHIFDVCLTLHAEHTINASTFSAMVTASTLTDPYAVVASAVGTLAGPLHGGANEEVIDMLEEIGSVENVRPYVERCIAEKAKIMGFGHRVYKVKDPRATILQGLAEQLFAKFGQDEYYAIALEMEQVVSEKLGAKGIYPNVDFYSGLVYRKLGIPTDLFTPIFAIARVAGWLAHWKEQLGENRIFRPTQIYTGPHDQPYVDLADRPHIWDKQGFSVSLPS comes from the coding sequence ATGGGAGCGACAACTATTATGACCGTATGTGAGTACAGGCCCGGTTTAGAGGGTGTACCGGCCACCCAGTCGAGCATTAGCTATGTGGATGGCCAGGCGGGAATTCTGGAGTATCGCGGCATTCCCATTGAAGAGTTAGCCCAGCGGGGCACCTTTCTTGAAACGGCCTACCTGTTGATCTGGGGCGGGTTGCCCTCCAAGCAGGAGCTAGAAGCTTTTGAGCACGAAATTTGCTACCACCGCCGCCTTAAGTACCGCGTCCGCGACATGATGAAGTGCTTCCCCGAGAGCGGCCACCCGATGGATGCCCTGCAAGCTTGTGCGGCGGCCCTGGGCCTGTTCTACTCTCGCCGGGCGTTGGATAACCCTGTCTACATTCAACAGGCGGTGGTGCGGCTGCTGGCCAAAATTCCCACCATGGTGGCGGCGTTTCAGCTGATGCGCAAGGGCAATGACCCGGTGCAGCCCAGGGATGACCTCAACTACTCCGCCAACTTTCTCTACATGCTCAACGAGCGTGAGCCCGACCCTCTGGCGGCGCATATCTTTGATGTTTGCCTCACCCTCCACGCCGAGCACACCATCAACGCCTCGACCTTTTCGGCGATGGTGACGGCCTCGACGTTAACCGACCCCTACGCGGTGGTGGCTTCGGCGGTAGGCACCCTAGCAGGGCCGCTCCACGGTGGCGCTAACGAGGAGGTGATCGACATGCTGGAGGAGATCGGCTCGGTTGAAAACGTGCGCCCCTATGTGGAGCGCTGCATTGCCGAAAAGGCTAAGATTATGGGCTTTGGCCACCGGGTCTACAAGGTCAAAGACCCCCGCGCCACCATTTTGCAAGGGCTGGCTGAGCAGCTGTTTGCCAAGTTTGGCCAAGACGAGTACTACGCGATCGCCCTAGAGATGGAGCAGGTCGTCTCTGAAAAGCTCGGCGCTAAAGGCATTTACCCTAACGTTGACTTTTACTCGGGGCTGGTCTACCGCAAGCTGGGCATTCCGACCGATCTGTTTACGCCGATCTTTGCGATCGCTCGGGTGGCCGGCTGGCTGGCCCACTGGAAAGAGCAGCTGGGCGAAAACCGCATCTTCCGCCCCACCCAGATCTACACTGGCCCCCACGACCAGCCCTATGTTGACCTAGCTGACCGCCCCCACATCTGGGATAAGCAGGGTTTTTCGGTGTCTCTACCCTCCTGA
- a CDS encoding heavy-metal-associated domain-containing protein: protein MTTLSVTVPDMACGACVSTITQAVQAIDPSAEVKTDLASKAVDITASVTAEALTEAIQKAGYTVQA, encoded by the coding sequence ATGACCACCCTTTCTGTGACCGTACCCGATATGGCCTGTGGAGCCTGCGTTAGCACCATTACCCAAGCCGTACAGGCCATTGACCCCAGCGCCGAGGTCAAAACCGACCTCGCGTCTAAGGCGGTAGACATTACCGCCAGCGTGACCGCCGAGGCACTTACCGAGGCAATTCAGAAGGCGGGCTATACGGTGCAGGCCTAG
- a CDS encoding Gfo/Idh/MocA family protein translates to MYYGGGDAAEEWVMATPRVESDVVRVGMVGTGFVARLRADALRASDRASLVAVAGHNTADTQAFAAQYNAVAVDNWQALIDRSDLDLIVVCHINRDHTTVAAAALEANHHVVVEYPLALSADQAQPLLALAQTKQRLLHVEHIELLGGTHLAAKANLGAIGQPFYARYCTLAPRRPAPATWTYCPELFGFPLVGALSRLHRLIDCFGPVARVYCQNHYDRLTRGPEGMTCYATCLCTAQLTFASGLIAEVTYGKGETLWQATRRLEVIGSDGSLCLDGDQGTLTDAQGTRAIAVGSRRGLFAADTAQVIEHLLTGQALYCTPEASLYTLQVASAAQRSAATGRVVDVAAPRPAPYSPPSELPR, encoded by the coding sequence ATGTACTATGGCGGTGGCGACGCAGCTGAGGAATGGGTGATGGCAACCCCCAGGGTTGAGAGCGATGTAGTGCGAGTCGGCATGGTCGGCACGGGCTTTGTAGCGCGGTTGCGAGCCGATGCGCTCCGGGCAAGCGATCGCGCATCCCTAGTTGCCGTAGCCGGCCACAACACCGCGGATACCCAGGCCTTTGCCGCGCAGTACAACGCCGTGGCTGTAGACAACTGGCAAGCCCTGATCGATCGCTCTGACCTAGATCTGATCGTGGTCTGCCACATCAACCGCGATCACACTACCGTGGCTGCCGCTGCCCTAGAGGCTAATCACCATGTGGTAGTGGAATATCCCCTGGCGCTGAGTGCCGACCAGGCTCAGCCTCTGCTTGCCCTAGCCCAAACCAAACAGCGCCTGCTGCACGTCGAGCACATCGAGCTGCTGGGGGGCACTCATCTAGCGGCAAAAGCTAATTTGGGGGCGATCGGTCAGCCCTTCTACGCCCGCTACTGCACCCTGGCCCCTCGCCGCCCTGCTCCTGCCACCTGGACCTATTGCCCTGAGCTGTTTGGCTTTCCGTTAGTGGGGGCACTATCGCGCCTGCACCGGCTGATCGACTGCTTTGGCCCAGTGGCGCGGGTCTATTGCCAAAACCACTACGACCGCCTCACCCGTGGCCCTGAGGGTATGACCTGCTACGCCACCTGCCTCTGCACTGCCCAGCTCACCTTTGCCTCAGGGCTAATTGCCGAGGTGACCTATGGCAAAGGCGAGACCCTGTGGCAAGCGACGCGGCGGCTAGAGGTAATCGGCAGTGACGGCTCGCTTTGCCTGGACGGTGACCAGGGTACTCTGACCGACGCCCAAGGTACCCGCGCTATAGCAGTCGGCTCTCGCCGGGGGCTGTTTGCGGCCGACACTGCCCAGGTAATCGAGCATTTGCTGACCGGACAGGCACTGTACTGCACGCCCGAGGCCAGCCTCTACACCTTGCAGGTGGCCTCGGCGGCCCAGCGATCGGCGGCGACGGGGCGGGTAGTCGATGTTGCCGCGCCTAGGCCTGCACCGTATAGCCCGCCTTCTGAATTGCCTCGGTAA
- a CDS encoding YheT family hydrolase, with product MPPFVPPWFLQNGLAMTLYTALVSSQTWPQSIDLPPVTYQDHIFTGQGDVPIFGRWTVPERSKGTIVATYGITGSLDDQWQLEILGRKAHNRGYGLVVFDWRAHGKTADLSPTLTSDGIYEGDDYVALAAQAKALGCAPPFWFMGYSLSGQLALWGAKAAMQLPSDSGLAPGDIAGVVVICPSLDSNRSLRYLTADPLGKFLERSIAQELKRLAQRLYEAHPDHFDLAAIDRANSIWGFDHELVIPRLGFASVEDYYNASSPLPFMADLTTPTLILYAADDPLFSPEIIPDLKKVCAANPKIDLVLTDYGGHVGYYNGSAGQRQAGDNDPWWAWNRALDWVERQTT from the coding sequence ATGCCCCCCTTTGTGCCCCCCTGGTTTTTGCAGAACGGTCTGGCCATGACCCTCTACACCGCCCTGGTGTCGAGCCAAACCTGGCCCCAAAGCATTGACCTGCCGCCCGTCACCTACCAAGACCATATTTTCACAGGCCAGGGGGATGTGCCGATTTTTGGTCGCTGGACGGTACCCGAGCGGTCAAAGGGCACCATTGTCGCTACCTACGGCATTACCGGTAGCCTCGACGACCAGTGGCAGCTCGAAATTTTGGGCCGCAAAGCCCACAATCGAGGCTACGGCCTGGTGGTGTTTGACTGGCGCGCCCACGGCAAAACCGCAGACCTTTCGCCCACCCTCACCTCCGATGGCATCTATGAAGGGGATGACTATGTTGCTCTGGCTGCCCAGGCAAAGGCGCTTGGCTGTGCGCCACCCTTCTGGTTCATGGGCTATTCCCTTAGCGGGCAGCTGGCGCTGTGGGGGGCGAAAGCAGCGATGCAGCTACCATCCGACAGTGGTTTAGCACCGGGAGATATTGCCGGAGTAGTGGTGATCTGCCCCAGCCTCGACTCCAACCGATCGCTACGCTACCTGACCGCAGACCCGCTGGGCAAGTTTTTAGAGCGATCGATCGCCCAAGAACTCAAGCGCCTGGCCCAACGCCTTTACGAAGCTCACCCCGACCACTTTGACCTAGCTGCGATCGATCGCGCCAACAGCATCTGGGGCTTTGACCACGAGTTGGTAATTCCTCGCCTGGGGTTTGCCTCGGTCGAAGACTACTACAACGCCAGTAGCCCGCTGCCCTTTATGGCCGATCTAACGACTCCGACGCTGATTCTCTACGCTGCCGATGACCCGCTATTTAGCCCAGAGATCATCCCCGACTTAAAGAAGGTCTGTGCGGCCAACCCCAAAATCGACCTGGTGCTCACTGACTACGGTGGCCACGTGGGCTACTACAACGGCAGCGCCGGTCAACGCCAGGCCGGGGATAACGACCCCTGGTGGGCGTGGAACCGCGCGCTGGACTGGGTAGAGCGGCAGACTACCTGA
- a CDS encoding DUF4870 domain-containing protein: MHSTEDIGTRKILSAVSHGSIFFNTLVVSVGVPIAILLISNDSVVKENAKEAINFHLNIWFWKVVAGILAWVLIGIPLLVVVFLVDLIMPIFGIFHSITNSNTAFRYPLILRLF, translated from the coding sequence ATGCATTCCACTGAAGACATCGGTACCCGCAAAATTCTTTCTGCCGTTAGCCACGGCTCAATTTTCTTTAACACTCTCGTCGTGTCTGTTGGCGTTCCTATCGCCATCCTGCTGATTTCTAACGACTCAGTCGTTAAAGAAAACGCTAAGGAAGCCATAAACTTTCACCTAAATATATGGTTTTGGAAGGTAGTCGCAGGAATTTTGGCCTGGGTGCTGATCGGTATTCCGCTGTTGGTGGTTGTATTTCTTGTGGACTTGATTATGCCTATCTTTGGCATCTTCCACAGCATTACTAACTCCAACACAGCATTCCGCTATCCCCTCATTCTGCGCCTGTTTTAG
- a CDS encoding HhoA/HhoB/HtrA family serine endopeptidase produces the protein MKQGLWIPLRRLLAMIAAAVMMFSGAIASPAEAQSAAAAAIGNESFVAAAVRQVGPAVVRIDTEKTITRQTRDPFYDDPLLRDFFGGMPRQPQEELLRGQGSGFIIDDTGNILTNAHVINGADRVVVTLKDGRSFDAVVEGVDEVTDLAVVKIDDGEDDVLPIATLGDSDQIEVGDWAIAVGNPLGLDNTVTLGIVSTLKRTSSSVGIPGKRLEFIQTDAAINPGNSGGPLVNQRGEVIGINTAIRADAMGIGFAIPINKAKEVKDMLARGETVAHPYIGVQIANLTPEQAKRSNEDINSGMYLPEVNGVLIIRVLEGTPAADAGLRRGDVILQVNGVPIRSADGLQIQVENTRIGDALELKIQRGDRPLTVQVKTAELHEQAS, from the coding sequence TTGAAACAAGGACTCTGGATACCCCTAAGACGGCTGCTGGCCATGATCGCTGCGGCGGTGATGATGTTCAGTGGTGCGATCGCATCTCCGGCTGAGGCCCAGTCGGCAGCAGCAGCGGCGATCGGCAACGAAAGTTTTGTGGCGGCAGCTGTGCGCCAGGTTGGCCCGGCGGTAGTTCGCATTGACACCGAAAAAACAATCACTCGCCAGACACGGGATCCGTTTTACGACGATCCCCTTTTGCGCGACTTCTTCGGCGGTATGCCGCGTCAGCCCCAGGAAGAACTGTTGCGGGGGCAGGGTTCAGGGTTCATCATCGACGACACCGGCAATATCTTGACCAATGCCCACGTAATCAACGGCGCTGACCGGGTGGTGGTCACCCTCAAGGATGGCCGCAGCTTTGATGCCGTAGTGGAAGGGGTGGATGAAGTCACCGACCTGGCCGTGGTCAAAATCGACGATGGCGAAGACGATGTGTTGCCCATCGCTACCCTGGGCGACTCTGACCAGATTGAAGTGGGCGACTGGGCGATCGCCGTTGGCAACCCCCTCGGCCTCGACAACACCGTCACCCTCGGCATCGTCAGCACTCTCAAGCGCACCAGCAGCTCCGTAGGTATTCCCGGCAAGCGGCTAGAGTTTATTCAGACCGATGCCGCCATCAACCCCGGTAACTCAGGTGGGCCGCTGGTCAACCAGCGGGGCGAAGTGATCGGCATCAATACCGCTATTCGTGCCGACGCCATGGGCATTGGCTTTGCCATTCCCATCAACAAGGCCAAAGAGGTTAAAGACATGCTGGCCCGGGGCGAAACGGTGGCTCACCCCTACATCGGTGTACAAATTGCCAACCTCACTCCTGAGCAGGCCAAGCGCAGCAACGAAGACATCAACTCGGGCATGTACCTTCCCGAAGTCAATGGCGTCCTCATCATTCGCGTGCTCGAAGGCACCCCCGCCGCTGATGCTGGACTGCGCCGTGGCGATGTGATTTTACAGGTCAACGGTGTCCCCATTCGCAGCGCCGATGGGTTGCAAATTCAGGTTGAAAATACCCGGATTGGCGATGCGCTGGAGCTTAAGATTCAGCGGGGCGATCGCCCCCTGACGGTGCAGGTTAAAACCGCTGAGCTTCACGAGCAGGCTAGTTAA